The Nocardia sp. NBC_00508 nucleotide sequence GACCTCATCGACGCACTCCTGCACTGGACCACTGTCACGTTGCCCGCCGTCGAGCGAGCACGTGCGCGCTTCGACGACCAGGTTCGAACTGAAGAAGTGCCATCGCCTTCGCCGCCGAAATGAACAGGCCCTATCAACGGGCGCGAGAAAGTTCGACGGCGGATGTCGAGAACGTCGTCCCGGCTCCGTCCTAGGGGTGAGCGACCAACTAGGGTCGCAATTCCCGAAGGGAGAAATGTCATGGCCAAGTACCTGCTCCTCAAGCACTACCGAGGCGCTCCGGCGGCAGTCAACGACGTGCCGATGGACCAGTGGACGCCCGCCGAGATCGAGGCGCACATGCAGTACATGAACGACTTCGCGGCCCGCCTGGAAGACAGCGGCGAGTTCGTCGACGGCCAGGCCCTGGCGCCAGAGGGCGCCTGGGTCCGCTATGACGGCGAGGGCAAGCCCCCCGTGACCGACGGCCCGTTCGCGGAGACCAAGGACCTGATCGCGGGCTGGATGATCATCGACGTCGACACCTATGAGCGCGCCGTCGAGCTGGCCGGCGAGTTGTCCGCGGCGCCCGGCGCGGGCGGCAAGCCGATCCACGAGTGGCTCGAAGTTCGGCCGTTCCTGACCGCTGCGCCGACTGTCACCGAGTGATGGCC carries:
- a CDS encoding YciI family protein, giving the protein MAKYLLLKHYRGAPAAVNDVPMDQWTPAEIEAHMQYMNDFAARLEDSGEFVDGQALAPEGAWVRYDGEGKPPVTDGPFAETKDLIAGWMIIDVDTYERAVELAGELSAAPGAGGKPIHEWLEVRPFLTAAPTVTE